Proteins from a genomic interval of Equus quagga isolate Etosha38 chromosome 11, UCLA_HA_Equagga_1.0, whole genome shotgun sequence:
- the FBXO39 gene encoding F-box only protein 39 isoform X1, producing the protein MDEESQLLQPQEQSCWAALPDVCLRRVFWWLGDRDRSRAALVCRKWNQTMYSADLWRYRTITFSGRPSRVHASEFESALWYVKKFGRYLEHLEIKFLNPYNAVLTKKFQITMRGLLSCLGKSNNRLKSLSIQHLELDRLVWRNSIRTSFIKSLSFFLKKTGKHLDYLNLKGARLTVEQGCHVLNSLSYLRNESMASELNIEDYFSHHLAIYSSPQFNKTMATFRNLASLTLNYNCLSDELLENLCENNAGTLWTINIKCHIHDPHGQVIWGMSWANLARHATNLKVNFFFERVMKYERLARILLQEIPIRSISLRSCYFSDPDWSMRPTLVDLLPTFRHTLQKLTFEFNNNHESLDDELHLLILSCRKLFYFKIWAFLDVRFVERILKSQEEGQCALRTLKVRIYTNRYETNEEDKTLREIYRKYRKLIDSELNYFVIAYPMM; encoded by the exons ATGGACGAGGAAAGCCAACTGCTCCAGCCCCAAGAGCAGAGCTGCTGGGCCGCCCTGCCCGATGTGTGCCTGCGTCGTGTCTTCTGGTGGCTGGGAGACAGGGACAGGTCCAGGGCGGCCCTTGTCTGCAGAAAGTGGAACCAGACGATGTATTCGGCTGACCTCTGGCGGTACAGGACCATCACGTTCAGTGGGAGACCTTCCAGGGTACACGCCTCCGAGTTCGAGTCCGCTCTTTGGTATGTAAAGAAATTTGGCCGTTATCTGGAGCACCTGGAGATCAAATTCCTGAATCCTTACAATGCCGTCTTGACCAAGAAGTTCCAGATCACCATGCGAGGGCTTCTCTCGTGTCTGGGCAAGAGTAACAACCGTCTGAAATCTCTCTCCATTCAGCACCTGGAGCTGGACCGCCTCGTCTGGAGGAACAGCATCAGGACCTCCTTCATCAAAAGCTTGAGCTTCTTCTTAAAGAAGACAGGCAAACACCTGGATTATCTCAACCTGAAGGGGGCCAGGCTGACTGTGGAGCAAGGCTGCCACGTCCTCAACTCCCTGAGCTACTTACGGAACGAGAGCATGGCCTCGGAGCTCAACATCGAGGACTACTTCAGCCATCACCTGGCCATCTACAGCAGCCCCCAGTTCAACAAGACCATGGCCACGTTCCGCAACCTGGCGTCGCTGACCCTCAACTACAACTGCCTCTCCGACGAGCTGCTCGAGAACCTGTGTGAGAACAACGCTGGTACCCTCTGGACCATAAACATCAAGTGCCACATCCACGACCCCCACGGGCAGGTCATCTGGGGCATGTCCTGGGCCAACCTGGCCCGGCACGCCACCAACCTGAAGGTGAACTTCTTCTTTGAGCGGGTCATGAAGTACGAGCGCTTGGCCCGGATCCTCTTGCAGGAGATCCCGATCCGGAGCATTAGTCTGAGAAGCTGCTATTTCAGTGACCCAGACTGGTCGATGAGGCCCACCCTGGTGGATCTCCTGCCCACCTTCCGGCACACCCTGCAG AAGTTAACTTTCGAGTTCAACAACAACCACGAGTCGCTCGACGACGAGCTGCACCTCCTCATCTTGTCCTGCAGGAAGTTGTTTTACTTCAAAATCTGGGCGTTCCTTGATGTCAGGTTTGTGGAGCGGATCCTGAAGAGTCAGGAAGAAGGGCAGTGTGCCCTGCGCACGCTCAAG GTGAGAATTTATACAAACAGATATGAGACAAATGAAGAGGACAAGACCCTGCGAGAAATTTACAGGAAGTACAGAAAGCTGATCGATTCAGAGCTTAACTATTTTGTCATCGCCTACCCCATGATGTGA
- the FBXO39 gene encoding F-box only protein 39 isoform X2 yields the protein MDEESQLLQPQEQSCWAALPDVCLRRVFWWLGDRDRSRAALVCRKWNQTMYSADLWRYRTITFSGRPSRVHASEFESALWYVKKFGRYLEHLEIKFLNPYNAVLTKKFQITMRGLLSCLGKSNNRLKSLSIQHLELDRLVWRNSIRTSFIKSLSFFLKKTGKHLDYLNLKGARLTVEQGCHVLNSLSYLRNESMASELNIEDYFSHHLAIYSSPQFNKTMATFRNLASLTLNYNCLSDELLENLCENNAGTLWTINIKCHIHDPHGQVIWGMSWANLARHATNLKVNFFFERVMKYERLARILLQEIPIRSISLRSCYFSDPDWSMRPTLVDLLPTFRHTLQKLTFEFNNNHESLDDELHLLILSCRKLFYFKIWAFLDVRFVERILKSQEEGQCALRTLKI from the exons ATGGACGAGGAAAGCCAACTGCTCCAGCCCCAAGAGCAGAGCTGCTGGGCCGCCCTGCCCGATGTGTGCCTGCGTCGTGTCTTCTGGTGGCTGGGAGACAGGGACAGGTCCAGGGCGGCCCTTGTCTGCAGAAAGTGGAACCAGACGATGTATTCGGCTGACCTCTGGCGGTACAGGACCATCACGTTCAGTGGGAGACCTTCCAGGGTACACGCCTCCGAGTTCGAGTCCGCTCTTTGGTATGTAAAGAAATTTGGCCGTTATCTGGAGCACCTGGAGATCAAATTCCTGAATCCTTACAATGCCGTCTTGACCAAGAAGTTCCAGATCACCATGCGAGGGCTTCTCTCGTGTCTGGGCAAGAGTAACAACCGTCTGAAATCTCTCTCCATTCAGCACCTGGAGCTGGACCGCCTCGTCTGGAGGAACAGCATCAGGACCTCCTTCATCAAAAGCTTGAGCTTCTTCTTAAAGAAGACAGGCAAACACCTGGATTATCTCAACCTGAAGGGGGCCAGGCTGACTGTGGAGCAAGGCTGCCACGTCCTCAACTCCCTGAGCTACTTACGGAACGAGAGCATGGCCTCGGAGCTCAACATCGAGGACTACTTCAGCCATCACCTGGCCATCTACAGCAGCCCCCAGTTCAACAAGACCATGGCCACGTTCCGCAACCTGGCGTCGCTGACCCTCAACTACAACTGCCTCTCCGACGAGCTGCTCGAGAACCTGTGTGAGAACAACGCTGGTACCCTCTGGACCATAAACATCAAGTGCCACATCCACGACCCCCACGGGCAGGTCATCTGGGGCATGTCCTGGGCCAACCTGGCCCGGCACGCCACCAACCTGAAGGTGAACTTCTTCTTTGAGCGGGTCATGAAGTACGAGCGCTTGGCCCGGATCCTCTTGCAGGAGATCCCGATCCGGAGCATTAGTCTGAGAAGCTGCTATTTCAGTGACCCAGACTGGTCGATGAGGCCCACCCTGGTGGATCTCCTGCCCACCTTCCGGCACACCCTGCAG AAGTTAACTTTCGAGTTCAACAACAACCACGAGTCGCTCGACGACGAGCTGCACCTCCTCATCTTGTCCTGCAGGAAGTTGTTTTACTTCAAAATCTGGGCGTTCCTTGATGTCAGGTTTGTGGAGCGGATCCTGAAGAGTCAGGAAGAAGGGCAGTGTGCCCTGCGCACGCTCAAG ATATGA